The following proteins are encoded in a genomic region of Pangasianodon hypophthalmus isolate fPanHyp1 chromosome 26, fPanHyp1.pri, whole genome shotgun sequence:
- the LOC113537273 gene encoding putative potassium channel regulatory protein isoform X1: MKGQDFITFNVGGQIFTTKVSTIRRHPHSRLARILDDADPEFKVVNSQVFIDRDWGLFRFIMEYLRTGRITLSGEFETDGLLSEAEFYNISALSDFLRSNNCYAKSEILELRFVIQDAQSFFRVFSSKSTTLDALASRISVFIEQPTNLAQNLMERLPVHRPSHHDLIFQCGADCSDGKQLSARYVTIEPDERKLLNATNVLGLMVDTILREGFRLISTRTVSPEEKIECYTFERRGTRNILIISNPYKADVSPVSKQTEKSTKKGKSQK; the protein is encoded by the exons ATGAAAGGCCAGGATTTTATCACTTTTAACGTTGGAGGACAAATTTTCACCACAAAGGTGTCCACCATTAGAAGACATCCACACTCAAGACTTGCTCGCATACTAGATGATGCAGATCCTGAGTTTAAAGTTGTAAATAGCCAAGTGTTTATTGACAGAGACTGGGGGTTGTTTCGGTTTATAATGGAGTATCTGAGAACCGGCCGAATCACTTTATCAGGTGAATTTGAGACTGATGGACTGCTGAGTGAGGCTGAATTTTACAACATCAGCGCTCTTTCCGATTTTCTGCGCAGCAACAACTGCTATGCGAAGAGCGAAATCCTTGAGCTTCGCTTTGTCATTCAAGATGCTCAAAGTTTCTTTAGGGTGTTCAGTTCCAAGAGCACAACCCTTGATGCGCTGGCCTCAAGAATATCAGTGTTCATTGAACAACCCACAAATCTTGCTCAGAATTTGATGGAGCGTCTTCCAGTGCATCGACCCTCACACCATGACCTCATTTTTCAGTGCGGTGCTGACTGCTCTGATGGAAAACAGTTGTCTGCAAG atatgTCACTATTGAGCCAGATGAAAGAAAACTCCTCAATGCCACAAATGTTCTTGGCCTGATGGTGGACACGATTCTCAGGGAGGGCTTTCGCCTAATCAGCACCCGCACGGTTTCTCCAGAGGAGAAAATTGAGTGTTACACTTTTGAGAGAAGGGGGACTCGAAATATTCTTATCATCAGCAACCCCTATAAAGCAGATGTATCACCTGtatcaaaacaaacagaaaaaagtacaaaaaagggCAAATCACAGAAGTGA
- the spryd7a gene encoding SPRY domain-containing protein 7a, which yields MAGLFSCCLDCCDRGSSGHVALKEMPTVQLDTNHMGSDVVIVKSGRRICGTGACLANAPLHQNKSYFEFKIQSTGVWGVGVATQKANLNQVPMGRDTHSLVLRQDGTVYHNNEEKNRLPANSLPQEGDVVGVSYDHVEMNLYLNGKNMNCPASGIRGTVFPVVYVDDSAILDCQFSDFYHPPPQGYQKILFEQQIF from the exons atGGCGGGTTTGTTTTCGTGTTGTTTGGACTGCTGTGATCGCGGAAGCTCTGGCCACGTCGCGCTGAAAGAAATGCCCACAGTGCAGCTGGACACTAATCACATGG GCTCTGATGTCGTTATTGTAAAAAGTGGTAGAAGAATATGTGGCACAGGGGCCTGCCTGGCAAACGCTCCTCTCCATCAAAACAAGAGCTACTTTGAGTTCAAGATTCAGTCCACAG GTGTTTGGGGCGTAGGGGTGGCTACACAGAAAGCTAACCTTAACCAAGTCCCAATgggcagagacacacacagcctggTGCTTCGGCAAGATGGAACCGTGTACCATAATAACGAGGAGAAGAACCGGTTACCGGCTAACAGCCTGCCACAGGAAGGAGATGTAGTG GGTGTTTCGTACGACCACGTAGAGATGAATTTATACCTGAACGGGAAGAACATGAACTGTCCAGCATCAGGCATTCGAGGAACTGTTTTCCCTGTAGTATATG TGGACGACAGTGCAATTTTGGATTGTCAGTTTAGTGACTTCTACCATCCTCCTCCTCAAGGCTACCAAAAGATTCTTTTTGAGCAGCAGATCTTCTGA
- the LOC113537273 gene encoding putative potassium channel regulatory protein isoform X2, with protein MDQDKCGADCSDGKQLSARYVTIEPDERKLLNATNVLGLMVDTILREGFRLISTRTVSPEEKIECYTFERRGTRNILIISNPYKADVSPVSKQTEKSTKKGKSQK; from the exons ATGGACCAGGACAAG TGCGGTGCTGACTGCTCTGATGGAAAACAGTTGTCTGCAAG atatgTCACTATTGAGCCAGATGAAAGAAAACTCCTCAATGCCACAAATGTTCTTGGCCTGATGGTGGACACGATTCTCAGGGAGGGCTTTCGCCTAATCAGCACCCGCACGGTTTCTCCAGAGGAGAAAATTGAGTGTTACACTTTTGAGAGAAGGGGGACTCGAAATATTCTTATCATCAGCAACCCCTATAAAGCAGATGTATCACCTGtatcaaaacaaacagaaaaaagtacaaaaaagggCAAATCACAGAAGTGA